One window of the Lepidochelys kempii isolate rLepKem1 chromosome 23, rLepKem1.hap2, whole genome shotgun sequence genome contains the following:
- the LOC140901967 gene encoding angiogenin-like gives MALKGPPVLLLLAAALVLLGAPATADQYQKFLLQHVDANPTGRNDKYCTKQMHYVLNELRRLDPNPGKNTCKKINTFIHANINAIRAVCTKGGGTDYQTKSNQIMRQSLHKFNITTCICTSREGTPLKKCKYQTAADFRMIVIACNDGFPMHFEES, from the coding sequence ATGGCTCTGAAAGGGCCCCCCGTGctgctcctgctggctgctgcactGGTGCTGTTGGGAGCACCAGCTACTGCAGATCAGTACCAGAAGTTCCTCCTCCAGCACGTCGATGCGAATCCCACAGGCCGTAACGACAAGTACTGCACCAAACAAATGCACTACGTGTTGAACGAATTGAGGAGGTTGGACCCAAATCCTGGGAAAAACACCTGCAAGAAGATAAACACCTTCATCCACGCGAACATCAATGCTATCAGAGCCGTCTGCACTAAAGGGGGAGGCACGGACTATCAAACCAAGAGTAACCAGATCATGCGCCAGAGCCTCCATAAATTCAACATCACCACCTGCATCTGCACCTCACGCGAAGGGACACCACTCAAGAAATGCAAATACCAGACTGCTGCTGACTTCAGGATGATCGTCATCGCCTGCAACGATGGGTTCCCCATGCATTTCGAAGAGAGCTAG